Genomic window (Oenanthe melanoleuca isolate GR-GAL-2019-014 chromosome 1A, OMel1.0, whole genome shotgun sequence):
ACTGAGTTTATTCCAGTTCTGTTGCATTTCACACTGTTAAATTACCATTTTGACACtctctttgaaataaattaagaaaaagtaTATTCACTCCCATGTGAGAGGacaggtttgttttttgaaaCATAGGAAAAGGATTCTAAGAACAATTCACAATCTAATTGCTTAAATCTCTGTGTGCTAGAAGTtcaattgaaaaacaaaaatcctaaaTGAACCAAATTCTAGTTCAGTAAAATTGAACTGTACAAAGTTCATCCCAGTGCTCTCCCAAAATATCTTAAATAGTTCCCAAAAGCTACAAATGCAGCCAGGTAGTTGTTGACCTTTCACAAATCTTCATCCCAACTACCCAGCTGGGTAGCTGCACATTTTAGCTGCACATTTGCATCCATTTTTTTACCTATTCTTTGGCATCCCCAATCCCTCCGGCAGTTATTGCAAATGTGGCTTCATTTTCAGGCATCTCAGGgctgggagaaaaagaaacaagaaaccTGTGGGTTTCTCCATGTAAAATGCAGTTGTCTCTAAAATGTTGTGGGTGTGAGCAACGTGGAATACATCAGTGCCTTTATACCTATGTGCAAACTGTAGAATGGGATCAATATCATCAGGatcagaaaatgtgaaattatcGTGTCAGGAAAACCTAGGAATTTAACATGTCCACAATTTTCCTGCCAAGAGACCACCAGTCCTACCCAAGTATTTGATGGTCTTCATTAAGCATCTAGTAGAATTTATGATGAAGGATTATGTTATTTAATGTATACAATGTGCAAAACAACTTTAATTGTTGTTTAATCTGTTAATTAGTTTGTCCTTCCAGATTTTCTCCCAAGTTTCAACACCTTGAACTTTGTCACCTTCCCTCCTTTGAGGGAAAGGTGGTTTACCTGTCGTAGATCTTTGCAATACGaagctcccctctccctttcctcaAACTGATTCTGGTAGTTGAAGCATGAGCAAGGATGTGGCCCCCAATGGGCTTTTTTGGGTCTGCTTGAAAGCTGAATTAGCAAGAAAATTGTGGTGAGTCACTGTGCAAATTCCAGAGGTTAATACTGTGATTATCTGTCAGACTGTGCCCTATTCAATTCAGTAATGAATAATCAGTAGGGAAAAGCATTGGAAACCCAACTTTACCACACTTGTCTCAAGATAATATGTTCAAGTGTTCAATGCTGGcatcattttaatttcataaaattCAAGAGGCTCAAGAAATACACACCTTAAATATCACATATAAGCTTCTCCAAAGGAAAACGTGGTGCTTTTTCAATACTTTTTAtagttcattttctttttttgtcacaGTGAAATCACACCACCATACCAGGCAGCagtcaaaagtaaaaaagctCATTCCAAAAACTGAGAGAAACTTCGAGGTGTCATTTATTTATGATTCCTAATACACAGGGGGAAATGACCAATCTGATCTTTCATTTCAGTGCCTCTTGCTCCTTACAATCTCAGTTCTCATTTCTGTTAAATATGTAATACaaaacacaggatttttttttaaagagagatAAAAAGTATCTTACGTCATAGTTGCTCCCGGGTCAGCAGTCATCTGGTTGGTCACAAACACGGCCACATTATATTCTGCAAGAGGAAACATTGCAAACAATGGTTGTTTCCAATCCAATTAGAATTCCAAAATACTCTCTCATCCATAGTAAAAGCAATGTTTCTGCTGAAGAACTTCAACttcaaatgaatgaaaatattctttatgaCTGATGGCTTCAGTTAATCAGGACACAGCCTAGATTTGCTCCTGTGTGGCTTCAGCTGTAATACGCCAAAAATGAGCACTTTTCAGAATTCCAGTGAACAAGTCTTTCTCAGTCCCCATCTATTCTCTGTTGGctccctgccctcagctccttctccttccctttctctgtttgccttttttttttacctcacaaaaaaagcatttgtcCATTCCTCATCAACATTTCTGAGACATTCCAAAGAGAAGGAACTCTATTCATCCTGTCATCGTCCCTCAAAGCATTGCAAAGTACTGAGAAAGTGGCAAGAGGCATGGCTTCTTTATTTCTCTACGCCTTCATcctcttttctctgtctttcttttGAATTTAGACTGTTGAAATTTGGGGAAGACAATTACTCTTAATCTGTCATCTTGAAATAATACATTATCGGTTTCATCTTTTTGGTAACTGACAAGAAGTGTAAAGTGAGGAAAGAACCCTGGGCCAGTGCCTGATTGATAATACACTTGAACTACTAGGTGGTTGTGCTTCCAACAGCTACTAGTAGTGTCTCCAGCCCATGTTTCCCAAATCTTGCAATGTTTCCTGTACCTTCTGATATTTTTTGGAGCCTTGACAACATCTGAGCTAGTTTCTGTTGTCGTTCAGCCAACTCTCCGCGACCACTGAAATCCACACGGAAAAGTGCCATTATGGAGTCAATGATCTGCATTGTAATCATGCTAGATAAGTAAATAtagtgaaagaaaacaggaacgcttattttgaaaatagtaagtatatgggggaaaaaaaggtctTGTACCAATAACTTGAAGATACCAGCTTCCTCATGGAACTTGGCTGCTACATAGTCAAGCAATTCCATCTGATGTTCACCTAGTGGGAAGTAGAGTTGCCAAGAGAAATTAGGAccagaagaaaagaacaaaaaggaacCAAGCCTGAACTTCAGAATTCCACTTTATATGTCTGTACTGGTTATACTTTCATTGCCAGCAGTTTTAAATCCTCTGCTCAGTAGCAATCTACTTGGCAGGTTCCAGTTTCCTCTCACCCATCTCACAACACTTCTTTGTGAAAATCTTCACTCTGTATGAAGAAAACTTTTTGTTGTGTTAAGAACTGAAAAGcaatatatacattttaatttcatgttgAATTAAATGacacatggaaaatattttaatcatattatttatgtttatattgCACTCTAAAAGAAGTCCTATTTCAAAATGTCTTGAAGTTTTAAAGCAGTGTCTTGTGACACAGAGCGTGTTGAGCTGTGAATAAACTGAGAAGTGTTAAAGTGTTAATAAACTGAGAACTATTAAAATGGGTacctgagaggaaaaaaacctagaTATCATGCCAGTTGCAATATAGGTCTTACTGGTATATGCACGTGCATACAGCACATTGTCAAGTACTGCCTCGTGGTCAACGTTGAAGCGATCAGCAATGTCACGCAGGCGGTCTGGTCGGCTGCCATTAGTCACAGTTAAGGATTTCTCCTTGTGCAAACCATgctctgaaaataataaaactccATTCCAAAATAGGATTATAGAGGGGGGGGaagaagaatatttattttagtccTAGAGCAGACTGACTTTTTGTCTTCAGGCTGTCCCACGTACCCTAAAGATAGTTTAGGGCTCGCGATGATAATTGTTTTGTGTTTAGGGTTTGAGGCGGGGGGGGGTTGACATATGGATATCTGTGCTTTAGGAATTCAGCTGTGAGCAAAACCTGTTTATACACAGTCTACTGCAAATGTGAAGTGTTAAAAATAGTGTTTAGTACTTAGATAAATTTATCTTGAATAGAAAAGCTGCTATAACCTGTAGGAGGCCTACTagataaaaaaacccctccaaaactccccaaaacaaacaaacaaacaaacaaaacaaaaccaaaatagtTACAATAAAATCCAATTCCTAAATAACTTTCCCAGGATTATATCaaatgacagaagaaaaactcaCTTCCTTGTGGGCTACTACACACTGTGCTCTCCAGGATTTCTGTGCCAGTCATAATGTTTTACATGTATGAAACTATCAGGAGCCTTCTACTTCCTTACAACAAAATAAACTAACTTTCCAGTTCATCACAGCTTTTAACAGTGAAAAAGATACAAAGTGTTTTCAGTATCAATGAAGATAATCTTTCCACCTGTGTAGCCATTTGgtcctgggagctgagctgttaCTACAGAGAATTGtagattaaaatgaaaaagcaggaaatacGTTTTcttacattattattatttaaataaaatgcaactgTTTATCCATATCACAAAGAACTGTCAGTTTTAATCAATGTGAAAATCAGGAGCATCTTGTCTTACTGCCATCTTGAGAATAAGCTTAAGCCACTTTTCTTGATTGTAGATCAGATGAGATTTAATTAATGGTGTCAAACCTGTTTTATTCAGTACCATCACTAAATCTGTATATTTTAGGGATATTATTAGTAAGTTCTTACACACAAAGCCTCCTCTTAATCCTCTGCCCAAATTAATTCTATTGGCTTAGTAGGCAGTCTTTCCAACTGTTATTCATATGATGAAAAATTCTGTGGATatgattttttcctgatatGCAAATACTTGCTGATTGTGGATTTAGTCTCTTTGGAGTGATTAAGCTAAAACACTCAATCCAGTTGTAATCATTCATGCAAAAGGGTATGACTCTGCCCAAAACATGCTACATTTCACTTTACAATATAGGGGGTTCATTTAAGAGAATTTGCCTACCCAGTGTCTGGTAATTCCAGCAGCATTATTAGTTATATAAGTTATTGTTTACTACTCTTTACACACTGAGAGATATCTCTGGGAAATCAGAGTCCTGCTAGTTTTGCACTGCCCAAATATGGTGACTGCCAAAGTCTGTTTATCCAGTCACAACAGCCAGTAGTACCCTTTCAGTGCCCTTTCAGAATGTCAGATTCAGCAAAACCTCTTGAAACCAGGACAGtcaaagagctgctgaaaaaaaaaaatttgcctcTGCCCTTTTCTGAGCATCTACATGTGACCCGtttttgttctctgcttttccagatgGTGTGTTTCACTGGTTTATCTAAGACAGCCTATAATCTTCACTCTCCTTATGGCAAAACTTTCA
Coding sequences:
- the DMC1 gene encoding meiotic recombination protein DMC1/LIM15 homolog isoform X4, with product MRNPFFRISTCCRSMELNQASSPPLSTVKRGRWYFIFPLAARSSKFRTGKTQLSHTLCVTAQLPGPNGYTGGKIIFIDTENTFRPDRLRDIADRFNVDHEAVLDNVLYARAYTSEHQMELLDYVAAKFHEEAGIFKLLVQDLFFPHILTIFKISVPVFFHYIYLSSMITMQIIDSIMALFRVDFSGRGELAERQQKLAQMLSRLQKISEEYNVAVFVTNQMTADPGATMTFQADPKKPIGGHILAHASTTRISLRKGRGELRIAKIYDSPEMPENEATFAITAGGIGDAKE
- the DMC1 gene encoding meiotic recombination protein DMC1/LIM15 homolog isoform X3, whose product is MKAMEDQVVQEEPGFQDDEESFFQDIDLLQKHGIEPGFLTAFEYSEKRKMVFHISTGSQEFDKLLGGGIESMAITEAFGEFRTGKTQLSHTLCVTAQLPGPNGYTGGKIIFIDTENTFRPDRLRDIADRFNVDHEAVLDNVLYARAYTSEHQMELLDYVAAKFHEEAGIFKLLVQDLFFPHILTIFKISVPVFFHYIYLSSMITMQIIDSIMALFRVDFSGRGELAERQQKLAQMLSRLQKISEEYNVAVFVTNQMTADPGATMTFQADPKKPIGGHILAHASTTRISLRKGRGELRIAKIYDSPEMPENEATFAITAGGIGDAKE
- the DMC1 gene encoding meiotic recombination protein DMC1/LIM15 homolog isoform X1, encoding MKAMEDQVVQEEPGFQDDEESFFQDIDLLQKHGINVADIKKLKAVGICTIKGIQMTTKRALCNVKGLSEAKVDKIKEAANKLVEPGFLTAFEYSEKRKMVFHISTGSQEFDKLLGGGIESMAITEAFGEFRTGKTQLSHTLCVTAQLPGPNGYTGGKIIFIDTENTFRPDRLRDIADRFNVDHEAVLDNVLYARAYTSEHQMELLDYVAAKFHEEAGIFKLLVQDLFFPHILTIFKISVPVFFHYIYLSSMITMQIIDSIMALFRVDFSGRGELAERQQKLAQMLSRLQKISEEYNVAVFVTNQMTADPGATMTFQADPKKPIGGHILAHASTTRISLRKGRGELRIAKIYDSPEMPENEATFAITAGGIGDAKE
- the DMC1 gene encoding meiotic recombination protein DMC1/LIM15 homolog isoform X2, with the translated sequence MKAMEDQVVQEEPGFQDDEESFFQDIDLLQKHGINVADIKKLKAVGICTIKGIQMTTKRALCNVKGLSEAKVDKIKEAANKLVEPGFLTAFEYSEKRKMVFHISTGSQEFDKLLGGGIESMAITEAFGEFRTGKTQLSHTLCVTAQLPGPNGYTGGKIIFIDTENTFRPDRLRDIADRFNVDHEAVLDNVLYARAYTSEHQMELLDYVAAKFHEEAGIFKLLIIDSIMALFRVDFSGRGELAERQQKLAQMLSRLQKISEEYNVAVFVTNQMTADPGATMTFQADPKKPIGGHILAHASTTRISLRKGRGELRIAKIYDSPEMPENEATFAITAGGIGDAKE